One genomic window of Peteryoungia desertarenae includes the following:
- the rfbF gene encoding glucose-1-phosphate cytidylyltransferase: MKAVILAGGLGTRISEETHLRPKPMVEIGGRPILWHIMKSYSAHGVTEFIICCGYKGYIIKEYFANYFLHMSDVTFDMAENRMEVHHQKAEPWRVTLVDTGEATMTGGRLKRVAPYLQGEEAFCFTYGDGLADVDIAAEIAFHRSHGKLATVCAVQPPGRYGALQMEKDRITGFAEKPRGDGALINGGFFVLSPEVLGYISDDQMPWEGAPMTRLAKEGELKAFVHDGFWQPMDTLREKNMLEELWASGNAPWKVWS, from the coding sequence ATGAAAGCCGTTATTCTGGCCGGGGGACTAGGTACTCGCATCTCCGAAGAGACCCATCTGCGTCCGAAGCCCATGGTAGAAATCGGAGGACGTCCGATCCTGTGGCACATCATGAAAAGCTATTCTGCCCATGGAGTGACGGAGTTTATTATCTGCTGTGGTTACAAGGGCTATATCATCAAGGAGTATTTCGCCAATTATTTCCTTCATATGTCCGACGTGACCTTCGATATGGCCGAGAACCGCATGGAAGTACATCACCAGAAGGCCGAGCCATGGCGTGTGACGCTCGTCGACACGGGCGAGGCAACAATGACAGGTGGCCGCCTCAAGCGGGTTGCTCCCTATCTGCAGGGCGAAGAGGCCTTCTGCTTCACCTATGGCGACGGTCTGGCCGATGTCGATATTGCTGCCGAGATTGCCTTCCACCGGAGCCACGGGAAACTCGCGACAGTCTGTGCCGTGCAACCCCCCGGGCGCTACGGCGCGCTTCAGATGGAGAAGGATCGGATTACCGGCTTTGCGGAAAAGCCGCGTGGTGATGGAGCCCTTATAAATGGTGGTTTCTTCGTCCTGTCGCCAGAGGTTCTCGGCTATATCAGCGACGACCAGATGCCATGGGAAGGGGCTCCCATGACACGTCTTGCCAAAGAGGGGGAATTGAAGGCCTTTGTCCATGACGGCTTCTGGCAACCGATGGATACACTGCGCGAGAAGAACATGCTGGAGGAGCTATGGGCCTCTGGCAATGCCCCATGGAAGGTCTGGAGTTGA
- a CDS encoding class I SAM-dependent methyltransferase, which translates to MNNQHCRFCNSPLTHVFADLGVTPLANSYVRPDQAGRADRLYPLRTLVCTECWLVQAEAFASPEEIFSDYAYFSSYSDSWVAHARRFTEDMTARFGLGAGSQVIEVASNDGYLLQHFVERGIPALGIEPAANVAEVARGRGVPTECCFFGRDTAGRLAERGLSADLLVGNNVLAHVPDINDFAAGLAIALKPHGIVSLEFPHLLQLMRNTQFDTIYHEHFYYLSLLAVERIFAAHGLMVFDVQELPTHGGSLRVLAQHASSSHHAEQPGIAKVRQDEAEAGFAGLDAYLAFQTQIDPLREGLLRFLSTAKAEGKTVVAYGAAAKGNTFLNFCGITTDLIAYVVDRNPHKQGHLLPGSRLPIHAPDRLAETRPDYVLILPWNLSAEITASMDLGAWGGRFLVAVPQIQILP; encoded by the coding sequence ATGAACAATCAGCATTGCCGCTTCTGCAATTCGCCACTGACGCATGTCTTCGCCGATCTCGGCGTTACGCCGCTGGCAAATTCCTATGTGAGGCCGGATCAGGCAGGCAGGGCTGACAGGCTTTATCCCCTGCGGACGCTGGTCTGTACCGAGTGCTGGCTGGTTCAGGCCGAGGCGTTTGCCTCGCCCGAAGAAATCTTCAGCGACTACGCATATTTTTCTTCCTACAGTGACAGCTGGGTTGCCCATGCACGGCGCTTCACCGAGGACATGACCGCCCGCTTTGGCCTGGGCGCAGGGTCGCAGGTGATCGAGGTGGCGAGCAATGACGGCTATCTGTTGCAGCATTTCGTAGAGCGTGGCATTCCCGCCCTTGGCATTGAACCGGCGGCCAACGTGGCCGAGGTGGCACGCGGCAGAGGTGTGCCGACCGAATGCTGTTTCTTCGGTCGTGACACGGCGGGCAGGCTTGCCGAGCGCGGGCTGTCGGCAGATCTGCTGGTGGGCAACAACGTGCTGGCCCATGTGCCAGACATCAACGATTTCGCCGCCGGGCTGGCCATTGCTCTCAAGCCACATGGCATTGTCAGTCTTGAATTCCCGCATCTGCTGCAACTGATGCGCAATACCCAGTTCGATACGATCTATCACGAGCATTTCTATTACCTCTCGCTTCTGGCTGTCGAACGCATATTCGCCGCGCATGGGTTGATGGTCTTCGACGTCCAGGAGCTGCCGACCCATGGCGGCAGCCTTCGCGTGCTGGCCCAACATGCGTCATCAAGCCATCATGCCGAGCAGCCCGGGATCGCCAAAGTCCGGCAAGACGAGGCGGAAGCAGGATTTGCCGGCCTCGATGCCTATCTGGCCTTCCAGACGCAGATCGACCCTTTAAGAGAGGGGCTTTTGCGGTTTCTCAGCACAGCCAAGGCGGAGGGGAAAACCGTCGTGGCCTATGGTGCTGCTGCCAAAGGCAACACTTTCCTGAATTTCTGCGGGATCACGACCGATCTCATTGCCTATGTCGTGGACCGCAATCCCCACAAGCAGGGCCATCTTTTGCCCGGCAGCCGGCTGCCCATTCACGCGCCCGACCGGCTGGCTGAAACGCGACCGGATTATGTGCTGATCCTGCCCTGGAACCTGAGCGCCGAAATCACCGCCTCCATGGATCTGGGGGCCTGGGGTGGGCGGTTCTTGGTGGCCGTGCCGCAGATCCAGATTCTTCCATGA
- a CDS encoding glucose-1-phosphate cytidylyltransferase has protein sequence MKVVNLAGGLGSRLAEETTLRPKPLVEIGEKPILWHIMNIYSHHGLTDFIICAGYKSYMIKEYFVNLVLHHSDVTLELAENRIEYHQRARPPWRVTVVDTGVNSMTGGRIKRIRDYLDPHEPFCMTYGDGVADIDIREEIAFHRSHGLKATMCAVVPPGRFGAATIEGHLVTTFAEKPKLEDQPINALVRDRELAAYRHNGFWQPMHALRDGMPLEELWNSERAPWKLWN, from the coding sequence ATGAAAGTAGTCAATCTTGCCGGAGGCCTGGGTTCTCGACTTGCGGAAGAGACGACTCTTCGCCCCAAGCCGCTGGTCGAGATTGGTGAGAAACCGATCCTGTGGCACATCATGAACATCTATTCCCATCATGGGCTCACGGATTTCATCATCTGCGCCGGCTACAAGAGCTACATGATCAAGGAATATTTCGTGAATCTCGTCCTGCATCATTCGGACGTGACACTGGAGCTGGCTGAAAACCGCATCGAATACCATCAGCGCGCCCGACCACCCTGGCGGGTCACCGTGGTCGACACCGGCGTGAACTCCATGACGGGCGGTCGCATCAAGCGGATCCGGGACTATCTCGATCCGCACGAACCCTTCTGCATGACCTATGGCGACGGCGTCGCCGACATCGACATCAGGGAAGAGATCGCCTTCCACCGTTCACATGGGCTGAAAGCAACCATGTGCGCCGTCGTGCCACCGGGCCGGTTCGGCGCTGCGACGATTGAAGGTCACCTGGTCACGACATTCGCGGAAAAGCCAAAGCTGGAGGACCAGCCGATCAATGCGCTGGTGCGTGACCGCGAACTCGCGGCCTACCGCCACAACGGCTTCTGGCAGCCGATGCATGCACTGCGCGACGGCATGCCGCTTGAAGAATTGTGGAATTCGGAAAGAGCCCCGTGGAAGCTTTGGAATTGA
- the rfbG gene encoding CDP-glucose 4,6-dehydratase, which produces MELTSFWRNRSVLVTGHTGFKGSWLCLWLEHLGARVSGLALEPDQTPALYDILAPWPRQSHHLVDIRNQAGLCSLVAASAPEIVIHMAAQPLVRRSYRRPVETYDINVMGTVNLLEALRGLSSVKTILVVTTDKVYREDRSIKAFDEHDPLGGKDPYSNSKVCAEHVTAGFRDSFFAERGVAEATARSGNVIGGGDWSEDRIVPDIIRASNRSAAVELRYPEATRPWQHVLEPLWGYLCYARAMTEGRPLPAALNSGPDPDNAASVAQLADKVVSHLDRPQAWVRQAGEHPPEAPTLTLSSSLAEACLGWKPCLTLNDTIDWTCAWYRAHRDGTDMRTFSLNQLKAYESLIQ; this is translated from the coding sequence TTGGAATTGACCAGTTTCTGGAGGAACCGTTCGGTTCTTGTCACCGGCCATACCGGCTTCAAAGGCAGTTGGCTTTGCCTCTGGCTTGAGCATCTGGGTGCCCGGGTCAGCGGCCTGGCACTGGAGCCAGATCAGACGCCGGCGCTCTACGATATTCTCGCCCCCTGGCCGCGACAAAGCCATCATCTGGTCGATATCCGCAATCAGGCGGGGCTGTGCAGTCTGGTGGCCGCTAGCGCCCCTGAGATCGTCATACACATGGCCGCCCAGCCGCTGGTTCGGCGCTCCTACCGCCGACCGGTCGAAACCTATGACATCAATGTCATGGGTACCGTCAATCTGCTGGAGGCCTTGCGTGGCCTGTCCTCGGTGAAGACCATCCTGGTGGTGACCACTGACAAGGTCTATCGCGAGGACCGCTCCATCAAGGCCTTCGATGAACATGATCCGCTGGGTGGCAAGGACCCCTACAGCAATTCCAAGGTCTGCGCCGAACATGTCACCGCGGGCTTTCGCGACAGTTTTTTTGCCGAACGGGGCGTTGCCGAGGCCACAGCCCGTTCCGGAAATGTCATCGGCGGCGGTGACTGGTCGGAAGATCGGATCGTGCCGGACATCATCCGCGCCAGCAACCGTTCTGCTGCCGTTGAACTGCGCTATCCGGAGGCGACGCGCCCCTGGCAACACGTCCTGGAGCCACTCTGGGGCTATCTCTGCTATGCTAGGGCAATGACCGAAGGACGTCCGCTGCCCGCTGCTCTGAACTCTGGTCCTGATCCCGACAATGCTGCAAGCGTCGCGCAATTGGCCGACAAAGTCGTGAGCCACCTTGATCGACCTCAAGCGTGGGTCAGGCAGGCGGGCGAGCATCCACCCGAGGCACCGACCTTGACACTTTCCTCCAGCTTGGCAGAGGCCTGCCTCGGCTGGAAACCCTGTCTTACCCTGAATGACACGATTGACTGGACCTGCGCCTGGTACCGGGCGCATCGGGATGGAACCGACATGCGGACCTTTTCGCTGAACCAGCTCAAGGCGTATGAAAGTCTGATCCAATGA
- the rfbG gene encoding CDP-glucose 4,6-dehydratase, whose amino-acid sequence MRRDFWNGRRVFLTGHTGFKGSWLALWLVDMGAEVHGYALPPEQEDGLYALTGVSESIASEVLADIRDSSQLQAALRACEPEIVLHLAAQPLVRASYRDPVETYSTNVMGLVALLEAVRAAPGVRAMVNVTTDKCYENREWVWPYRENEALGGHDPYSASKACAEIVTASYRQSFLSKLGIELASARAGNVIGGGDRASDRLVPDFLRALDANQTLILRNPSATRPWQHVLEPLSGYLMLAEALAEQGSPFAEAWNFGPEPVDVRSVGDVASFLADAADAPAWQLASGAEPHEAQSLALDSSKARSRLGWQSRWPIEEALRHTLDWHLAWKGGSDMAAFSLDQIRKFEAS is encoded by the coding sequence TTGAGACGTGATTTTTGGAACGGCAGGCGCGTCTTCCTGACGGGCCATACAGGCTTCAAGGGCAGTTGGCTGGCGCTTTGGCTAGTCGATATGGGGGCAGAGGTGCACGGCTATGCCCTGCCTCCGGAGCAGGAGGACGGCCTCTACGCGCTGACGGGAGTTTCGGAGAGCATTGCATCCGAGGTGCTTGCCGATATCCGCGACAGTTCGCAGCTTCAGGCTGCGCTTCGGGCTTGTGAGCCAGAGATCGTGCTGCATCTGGCAGCCCAGCCGCTTGTGCGCGCCTCCTATCGGGATCCCGTGGAAACCTATTCGACAAATGTCATGGGACTTGTGGCACTGCTTGAAGCGGTACGAGCAGCGCCTGGGGTCAGGGCCATGGTCAATGTGACCACCGACAAATGCTACGAAAACCGCGAATGGGTATGGCCATACCGTGAGAACGAAGCGCTTGGGGGCCATGATCCCTATTCGGCCAGCAAGGCTTGCGCTGAGATCGTGACGGCGTCCTACCGTCAGTCATTCCTGTCGAAGTTGGGAATAGAACTGGCAAGTGCGAGGGCCGGGAACGTCATTGGCGGCGGTGACCGGGCTTCAGACAGGCTCGTTCCGGACTTCCTGCGTGCCCTTGACGCCAATCAGACGCTTATCCTGCGCAATCCCTCCGCGACGCGTCCCTGGCAGCATGTCTTGGAGCCACTGTCTGGCTATCTGATGCTGGCAGAGGCCCTTGCCGAGCAGGGCTCACCCTTTGCCGAGGCCTGGAATTTCGGGCCAGAGCCGGTGGATGTCCGCAGTGTCGGCGATGTGGCCAGCTTTCTTGCAGATGCGGCCGATGCGCCGGCGTGGCAACTGGCCAGCGGAGCGGAGCCCCATGAGGCGCAAAGCCTTGCACTCGACAGTTCCAAGGCGCGGTCCAGGCTTGGCTGGCAATCGAGGTGGCCAATCGAGGAAGCTCTGCGTCACACCCTTGATTGGCACCTTGCATGGAAGGGCGGATCGGACATGGCGGCTTTCTCCCTTGACCAGATCCGCAAATTCGAAGCCTCATGA